A genomic region of Papaver somniferum cultivar HN1 chromosome 7, ASM357369v1, whole genome shotgun sequence contains the following coding sequences:
- the LOC113296432 gene encoding uncharacterized protein LOC113296432, protein MEEEILESVASLNSGTSDTALIVVPSGGKDNEQQGHSPSTLEPAKILGYGTPANANDEYLRIGKTTSFTYLSLFCEVIINHFGPTYLRKPNDEDVRQILRENEERGFTGMLDSLDCSQNDINVLHKSPLFEDLKYGISPSVRFMINGHQYTHGYYLADGNYPKWSTLVQCYRQPPADAFGLSFRHFNDAQMALRKDVEQTRRDSDWTNYEDEDLRPEIRPHRGVPARDYGQMTNYIQNRNLYEQLRDDLRLNLWAEHGR, encoded by the exons ATGGAGGAAGAAATATTGGAATCGGTGGCTAGTCTAAACTCGGGAACCTCTGACACAGCTCTGATTGTAGTTCCATCCGGTGGGAAAGATAATGAGCAGCAGGGACATTCACCGAGTACCTTGGAGCCTGCTAAG ATTCTGGGTTATGGCACTCCGGCGAATGCgaacgatgagtaccttcgtatAGGTAAAACAACTTCTTTCACCTACCTTTCATTGTTTTGTGAAGTaataattaatcattttggtccaacatatttgCGAAAACCAAACGATgaagatgttagacaaatattgagggagaatgaGGAAAGGGGATTCACAGGAATGTTAGATAGTCTCGATT GTTCACAAAACgatattaatgttttgcacaagtcgcctctgtttgaagatttgaagtatgGGATTTCTCCATCTGTCCGTTTCATGATCAACGGTCATCAGTACACTCATGGCTATTATCTTGCGGATGGTAACTACCCAAAATGGTCCACCTTAGTTCAATGCTACCGTCAGCCTCCTGCCGATGCATTTGGCCTTTCATTCCGACATTTTAACGATGCCCAAATGGCAttgaggaaggatgtggaac AAACCCGTCGTGATTCAGATtggactaactatgaagatgaagatttgaggccaGAGATTCGACCACATAGAGGCGTCCCTGCAAGGGACTATGGTCAAATGACTAACTACATTCAGAACCGAAATTTGTATGAACAATTAAGAGATGATCTGAGATTGAATCTTTGGGCAGAgcatggaagatga